GCTCGCCGCGGTCCTCCCCGCGGAAGCGATCGAGGAACGCGCCTGGCACCTGGCCGCCGCCGCCGAGACGCCCGACGAGGACGTCGCCGCGCTGCTCGAGCGCGCGGCCGAGAAGTCCCTGCGCTGCGGCGCGGGCCCGACGGCCGTGCGCACGCTGCGGCGGGCGGCCGAGCTGTCCCCGTCTGCGCCCGACGCCGCTCGCCGGCTCGCCGCCGCCGCCGGTGCCGCGTGGCACGCGGGCCACGCCGACGTCGCCAGGCGCCTGCTCGACGACGCCGGGCGCCTGGAGAGCGGGACCGACATCGCCCGGGCCAGCCGGGGGCTGCGCGGCATCCTCGAGTTCACCACCGGTATCCCGGAGCGCGCCCATCGCTATCTGGTCCACGACATGGACGCGGTGAGCGGCGCGCGGTCCACGGTCCGGCTGGGGTCGGTGGCGGTCCGCGCCGCCTGGTCCGCCGGGCGCAGCGACCTTCAGCTCGAGTCGCTGCAGCGGTTGCTGGCCGTGGACGCGGGCGAGGACGACTCGCTGGCCGAGCAGCTGCCCATGTTGCGAACCTGGTGGTCGTGCTACGACGAGTCCGGCGAGATCGCCCGGATCAGGCCGGACGGGGCCGGGGACACGTTCCGCAGGTTCTTCACCGCCGCGTGGGAGCTGCTGCCGCCGGTGCCGCTGGTCCAGGCCTGGGGTATCGAGGGTCCGCTGCGCGACGCTCTGCGTGTGCAGGCCGCCGAGCTCCGGCGTCGGCACGAGATCGCTGCCCTGGCCGTGGTGCTCTCCCAGGCCGCGGTCCTCGACCTGGCCGCGGGGCGGTGGGACGCGGTCGAGACCGAGGCGACCGACGGCCTGCACCTGGCCGAGGAGGTCGGCGCGGACCACGTGGCCACGCAGTGCCGCGGCACCCTGGGCTCCCTGGCCGCGGGTCGCGGCGACGAGGAGGGCGTCGAGGAGTACACGTCGAGCGCTCTGCAGGTGTCGGTCCCGCGGGGTGTGCGGGCCCTCACCGCGTCGGCGTACTGGCCCCGCGGACGGGCGGCTCTGTTCGCCGGTCGACCCGTCGAAGCGCTGAACCACCTGATGCCACTGGTCGGACAGGGCCACGAGGCCGCCCATCCCACCTTCGCGCTGCTCGCGGCCGCCGACACCGCGGAGGCCGCGGTGCAGGTCGGCCGGTTCGACGTCGCCGGGTCCCGGCTGAGCGCGGTGACGACGTGGGCACAACGGTCGGATGCTGCCTGGGCATGGGTGACCGTCCACCGGCTGCGGGCCCTCGTCGGGGACGGGCCGACGGTCGAGCAGTCGTACCGGGATGCGCTCGACGTGCCGGGGGCGGCGGACCGGCCCTTCGAGCATGCCCGCACCGGGTTGCTCTACGGCGAATGGCTGCGGAGGGCACGCCGTCGGGCCGACGCGCGGACGCAGCTGGCCGCGGCGGCGGAGGTGTTCGACCACCTCGGCGCGGAGCCGCTGCGCAAGCGCGCACTACGCGAACAGGGCCTAGCCGACGGGCCCACGGCCCGCCGCGGGCCCGGCCCGGCCGCCACCCTGACCGTCCAGGAGATGCGGGTGGCTCGCCTGGCGGCCGACCACATGACCAATCGGGAGATCGCGGCGCAGCTGCTGATCAGCCCGCGCACGGTCGGCCACCACCTGGCCAACGTCTATCCCAAGCTCGGCATCACCTCACGCGGAGAGCTCACCCGGATCGATCTCTCCGGCGACCTGCGACTCCGCGTGGGCGCCCACGACGGATGATCCGTTCGGCCGCGCGCCGGTGACCGATTGCGCGCCCGATTCGTGCGCATCGAGCCCGTCGTAGCGTCTGGCCCGTCGAGGAGTGATGCCCGACGTACCCACACGAGCATCACGCGCCCGGTCAGCATCCCCTTCACGCCCGAGGGCCGGGCCACACGGCCGGCGGCCACGAACCGGAAGGAACCACATGAGCACCGACGAACAGACCCGCGCCGCGCTCCGCAACGAGTTCCTGCAACCGCAGGAGCGGCGGCCGACCTCCAGCGCACGGGGCCTGCACCACACGGCCCTGATCTCCTCGGACGTCCGCACGACGATCGAGTTCTACCAGGGCGTCCTGGAGTTCCCGCTCACCGAACTGATCGAGAACCGGGACTACCCCGGCTCGTCGCACTTCTTCTTCGACATCGGCAACCGGAACCTGCTCGCCTTCTTCGACTTCCCCGGCCTCGACACGGGGCCCTACCGGGAGGTCCTCGGCGGGCTGCACCACGTCGCGATCTCGGTCGACCCGGACCGCTGGGAACACCTGCGCGACAGGCTCACCGCCGCCGGGATCGAGTTCGTCCTGCACAGCGAGGTGTCGCTCTACTTCAGCGACCCCGACGGCGCCCGACTGGAGCTGATCGCCGACCCGCTGGGCGAGATGTACGGCGAGATCGTCCTCTGACCGGCCCACCATCGAGCGCTGCCGCTGGAGGCACCATGACCACGATCGCCCCCGCCGGGCTGCACCACGTCACCGCCATCGCCGCGGACCCCCGGGAGAACGTCGCCTTCTACACCGATGTCCTGGGACTGCGGCTGGTCAAGCGGACCGTCAACTTCGACGACCCCGGCACCTACCACCTCTACTACGGCGACGCCTCAGGTTCACCTGCCTCGATCCTGACCTTCTTCCCCTGGCGCGACGTGCCGACCGGGCAGGTCGGCACGGGACTGACGACCGCGACCGCGTTCAGCGTCCCACCGAGCTCGCTGGGGTGGTGGCAGAACCGCCTGTCCTCGCTCGGAGTCGACGCCGACGCCCCGGTCGACCGCGACGGCGTCGAGATCCTGGCCCTGCGCGACCCGCACGGCCTCGTCCTCGAGCTGGTCGCCTCCCCGGGCGACCACCGTTCCGGATGGGACGGGGCGGCCGCCATCCCCGACGAGCACGCGGTGCGCGGCCTGCACTCGGTCACCCTCACCGAGGCGGTCACCGAGCCCACCCAGCGCCTGTTGACCGGGATGCTCGGCATGAGCCTGCTCGAGGAGAACGGCGACCGCAGCCGGTTCGCGATGGCCGACGGCGAGGCGGGGGCCCTCGTCGACGTCACCGGTTCCACCGGCCGCCGCGGGGTGCAGGCCGGCGGGACCGTCCACCACATCGCGTTCCGCGTGCCCGACCGGGCGATGCAGGAGGACTGGCGGCGGCAGCTGGCCTCGGCCGGGCTGCACGTCACCGACATCCTGGACCGGCAGTACTTCACCTCGATCTACTTCCGCGAGCCCGGCGGCGTGCTGTTCGAGATCGCCACCGACACACCCGGCTTTACCGTCGACGAACCGCTGCTGACCCTCGGCCGCACTCTGAAGCTGCCGCCGTGGCTCGAGCCGAGCCGGGCGCAGATCGAGCGGGTGCTGCCCACGCTCGAGCCGGCGGAGGACGCTGGGACGACGCCGTGACCGATGTCCTCGACCGCCCTCACGTGTGGCTGCCGGGCTCCCCGGGCCACCCGCCCCTGTTGTTCCTGCACGGGACCGGCGGGGACGAGCACGACCTGCTTCCACTGCGCGAGCACCTCGATCCCCGTGCCCCGGCGCTGTCCGTGCGCGGGACCGTGCTGGAGAACGGCGTGCCCCGCTTCTTCCGCCGGCTCGCCGAAGGCGTCTTCGACGAGGACGACCTCCATCACCAGGTCGACGCCCTCGCCGAGTTCCTCGTCGCCGCAGAACAGCGCTACGGGGTCCCGGCCGGGTCCTGGACCGCGGTCGGCTTCTCCAACGGCGCCAACATCGCCTCGGCGTTGCTGTTCACCCACCCGGAGCGTCTCGACGGGGCGATCCTGCTCGCCGCGATGATCCCGTTCCGCGACGGACCACCGCCGTCGGACCTGTCCGGTCGGCGGGTGCTGATCTCCAACGGCCGGCACGACCCGATGGCCACGGCCGTCCACACCTCGACGCTGCTCGACCAGTTCCGGTCGGCGGGCGCCGAGACGACGGCCGCTCCGCACGACGGGGGACACACCATCTCCCCCGCTCGGCTGCCGCGCATGGCGGCCTGGCTCGCATCACACACGACCGACAGGAAGAGGAACGACGATGGCCACCATCAGTGACACCTTCAACCACGACGTCCCGTGGGAGTCCGCCTACGGTTACAGCCAGGCGCTCCGGGTCGGCGACACCGTGTACGTCTCCGGCCAGCTCGCGCACGACGACCAGGGCCTGCTGGGCGAGAACGACATCGACAAGCAGCTCGAGGTGTCCTTCGCCCACCTCGACCGCGCGCTGGGGCACTTCGGTGCCACCCGCCGTCAGGTCATCGAGACCAGGGTGATCATGACCGAGTTCCGGGCGAACTTCGGCCCGGTCGCCGCCGCGCACAGCGCCTACTTCGGCGACCACCGGCCGACCAGCACGACATTCGGCGT
This sequence is a window from Pseudonocardia petroleophila. Protein-coding genes within it:
- a CDS encoding AAA family ATPase; its protein translation is MELFGRSTETAVLDRLVAAAAGGAGSGLVLWGEPGIGKTALLDHAVGRASGSTVLRCRGTRLESGLAFAALHQLLWPVADRLDTLPAPQAGALRGALGLSEEKANRFLIGAAVLSLVSDLARERPVIVVVDDAQWVDEATAHSLGFVARRVRTDAVLILLTGHSDPASGPWEGLPALEIRGLADDDARSLVRASMPGARPTVIDEVTRAAGGNPLALHELPTLDREPDDTPLPSLGDPVPIGPRLRRAFLARVESMSGPARALLLLAAAEDRGDRLAVQRAGAAWDVDASTWDDVSRSGMLRTAGTRIEFRHPMIPAAIYDGASLSERHAAHRALAAVLPAEAIEERAWHLAAAAETPDEDVAALLERAAEKSLRCGAGPTAVRTLRRAAELSPSAPDAARRLAAAAGAAWHAGHADVARRLLDDAGRLESGTDIARASRGLRGILEFTTGIPERAHRYLVHDMDAVSGARSTVRLGSVAVRAAWSAGRSDLQLESLQRLLAVDAGEDDSLAEQLPMLRTWWSCYDESGEIARIRPDGAGDTFRRFFTAAWELLPPVPLVQAWGIEGPLRDALRVQAAELRRRHEIAALAVVLSQAAVLDLAAGRWDAVETEATDGLHLAEEVGADHVATQCRGTLGSLAAGRGDEEGVEEYTSSALQVSVPRGVRALTASAYWPRGRAALFAGRPVEALNHLMPLVGQGHEAAHPTFALLAAADTAEAAVQVGRFDVAGSRLSAVTTWAQRSDAAWAWVTVHRLRALVGDGPTVEQSYRDALDVPGAADRPFEHARTGLLYGEWLRRARRRADARTQLAAAAEVFDHLGAEPLRKRALREQGLADGPTARRGPGPAATLTVQEMRVARLAADHMTNREIAAQLLISPRTVGHHLANVYPKLGITSRGELTRIDLSGDLRLRVGAHDG
- a CDS encoding VOC family protein, which encodes MSTDEQTRAALRNEFLQPQERRPTSSARGLHHTALISSDVRTTIEFYQGVLEFPLTELIENRDYPGSSHFFFDIGNRNLLAFFDFPGLDTGPYREVLGGLHHVAISVDPDRWEHLRDRLTAAGIEFVLHSEVSLYFSDPDGARLELIADPLGEMYGEIVL
- a CDS encoding ring-cleaving dioxygenase; this translates as MTTIAPAGLHHVTAIAADPRENVAFYTDVLGLRLVKRTVNFDDPGTYHLYYGDASGSPASILTFFPWRDVPTGQVGTGLTTATAFSVPPSSLGWWQNRLSSLGVDADAPVDRDGVEILALRDPHGLVLELVASPGDHRSGWDGAAAIPDEHAVRGLHSVTLTEAVTEPTQRLLTGMLGMSLLEENGDRSRFAMADGEAGALVDVTGSTGRRGVQAGGTVHHIAFRVPDRAMQEDWRRQLASAGLHVTDILDRQYFTSIYFREPGGVLFEIATDTPGFTVDEPLLTLGRTLKLPPWLEPSRAQIERVLPTLEPAEDAGTTP
- a CDS encoding alpha/beta hydrolase produces the protein MTDVLDRPHVWLPGSPGHPPLLFLHGTGGDEHDLLPLREHLDPRAPALSVRGTVLENGVPRFFRRLAEGVFDEDDLHHQVDALAEFLVAAEQRYGVPAGSWTAVGFSNGANIASALLFTHPERLDGAILLAAMIPFRDGPPPSDLSGRRVLISNGRHDPMATAVHTSTLLDQFRSAGAETTAAPHDGGHTISPARLPRMAAWLASHTTDRKRNDDGHHQ
- a CDS encoding Rid family hydrolase, translated to MATISDTFNHDVPWESAYGYSQALRVGDTVYVSGQLAHDDQGLLGENDIDKQLEVSFAHLDRALGHFGATRRQVIETRVIMTEFRANFGPVAAAHSAYFGDHRPTSTTFGVTELALPGQLVEIGAIVLLDLPR